One Pseudomonas sp. FP1742 genomic window carries:
- a CDS encoding DUF3426 domain-containing protein → MTDSFVTQCPHCQTSFRVSHAQLSVARGVVRCGSCLQVFNAARQLLEQRAGKETVKPVAPAPVEPPVQRAISQKQWTAAEMDLDSLDLDEELARLEQREIQPTTEFGRPREDSLSARRDSAEHDDTPWSDSLFSESAADRAPVVDVQIPEPTAEPTIEPGKHSRTEPSLSLEPVALGDEPEIQQLRLHDPLDAPIPFASLSAKTDDDELDDDLPSVETLRKRREPAMRAEVLQDLTDDPLQLDWQRRRSPWGRRFFWLLLILLAAAGLAGQYVAYHFDELARQDQYRPWFQQLCPRIGCTVPSKVDIAKVKSSNLVVRSHPDFNGALVVDAIIYNRAPFSQPFPLLELRFADLNGHLIASRRFKPGEYLNGDLEGLVEMPPQTPIHIALDILDPGPKAVNYSLSFHSPE, encoded by the coding sequence ATGACCGATAGCTTCGTCACCCAGTGCCCGCATTGCCAAACCAGCTTCCGTGTCAGCCATGCTCAGTTGAGCGTGGCCCGCGGAGTGGTTCGTTGCGGCTCGTGCTTGCAGGTATTCAACGCCGCCAGGCAGTTGCTTGAGCAGCGGGCGGGCAAGGAGACGGTCAAACCGGTTGCACCGGCGCCCGTCGAACCGCCCGTGCAGCGAGCCATCAGCCAAAAGCAATGGACCGCCGCCGAAATGGATCTGGACAGCCTCGACCTGGACGAAGAACTCGCCCGGCTCGAGCAGCGGGAAATCCAGCCGACGACAGAATTCGGTCGTCCCCGGGAAGACAGCCTCAGCGCTCGCCGCGACAGCGCCGAGCACGACGACACTCCCTGGTCCGACAGCCTCTTCAGTGAATCGGCCGCCGATCGCGCGCCAGTCGTCGACGTGCAGATACCAGAACCAACGGCCGAACCGACGATCGAGCCGGGCAAACACTCGCGCACCGAGCCTTCGCTGTCCCTGGAGCCCGTGGCGCTGGGCGATGAGCCCGAAATACAGCAACTGCGCCTGCACGACCCACTCGACGCCCCGATCCCCTTCGCAAGCCTGTCGGCGAAAACCGATGACGATGAGCTCGACGACGACTTGCCCTCGGTCGAAACCCTGCGCAAGCGACGCGAGCCGGCCATGCGCGCTGAAGTTTTGCAGGATCTGACCGACGACCCGCTGCAACTGGATTGGCAGAGACGCCGCTCACCCTGGGGTCGGCGTTTTTTCTGGTTGCTGTTGATCCTGCTCGCTGCCGCCGGCCTCGCCGGCCAATACGTCGCCTACCATTTCGACGAACTGGCGCGCCAGGATCAATACCGCCCGTGGTTTCAGCAACTGTGTCCACGAATCGGCTGCACAGTGCCATCCAAGGTCGACATCGCCAAAGTCAAAAGCAGCAATCTGGTGGTCCGCAGCCACCCTGACTTCAACGGGGCGCTGGTGGTCGACGCCATCATCTACAATCGTGCGCCCTTCTCCCAGCCGTTCCCGCTGCTGGAGCTGCGCTTTGCCGACCTTAACGGCCACCTGATCGCCAGCCGCCGCTTCAAGCCCGGCGAGTACCTCAACGGCGATCTCGAAGGCCTGGTGGAAATGCCGCCGCAAACGCCGATCCACATCGCACTGGACATTCTCGACCCAGGCCCCAAAGCGGTGAACTACAGCCTGAGCTTCCACTCGCCCGAGTGA
- the prmA gene encoding 50S ribosomal protein L11 methyltransferase, with the protein MPWLQVRLAISPEQAETYEDAFLEVGAVSVTFMDAEDQPIFEPELNTTPLWSHTHLLALFEGGTEAASVLAHLELLTGSPLPEHHSEVIEDQDWERSWMDGFQPMRFGQRLWIVPSWHAAPEPDAVNLLLDPGLAFGTGTHPTTALCLEWLDSQDLKGCNVLDFGCGSGILAIAALLLGAKEAVGTDIDVQALEASRDNAGRNNIAEELFPLYLPEDLPQVQADVLVANILAGPLVSLAPQLSGLVKPGGRLALSGILAEQGEEVAAAYAQDFDLDPIANRDGWVRITGRRR; encoded by the coding sequence ATGCCTTGGCTGCAAGTCCGTCTCGCCATCAGCCCAGAACAAGCCGAAACCTACGAAGACGCTTTCCTTGAAGTGGGCGCCGTATCGGTGACCTTCATGGACGCCGAAGATCAGCCGATCTTCGAGCCGGAACTCAACACCACCCCGCTGTGGTCGCACACACACCTGCTGGCCCTGTTCGAAGGCGGCACCGAGGCGGCCAGCGTGCTGGCCCACCTTGAGCTGCTGACCGGCAGCCCGTTGCCCGAGCATCACAGCGAAGTGATCGAAGACCAGGACTGGGAACGCAGTTGGATGGACGGTTTCCAGCCGATGCGCTTCGGTCAGCGCCTGTGGATCGTCCCGAGCTGGCACGCCGCGCCCGAGCCGGACGCAGTGAACCTGCTGCTGGACCCGGGCCTGGCGTTCGGCACCGGCACTCATCCGACCACCGCGCTGTGCCTGGAATGGCTCGACAGTCAGGACCTGAAAGGTTGCAACGTGCTCGACTTCGGTTGCGGCTCGGGGATTCTGGCGATTGCCGCCCTGCTGCTCGGCGCGAAAGAAGCGGTCGGGACCGACATCGACGTGCAGGCGCTGGAAGCCTCCCGCGACAACGCCGGGCGCAACAACATTGCCGAAGAGCTGTTCCCACTGTACCTGCCGGAAGATCTGCCACAGGTGCAGGCCGATGTGCTGGTGGCCAATATTCTTGCCGGTCCGCTGGTGTCCCTGGCGCCGCAACTGTCCGGCCTGGTCAAGCCCGGTGGTCGCCTGGCGCTGTCGGGCATCCTTGCCGAACAGGGTGAAGAAGTCGCCGCCGCCTATGCCCAGGACTTCGATCTGGACCCGATCGCCAATCGCGATGGCTGGGTGCGCATCACTGGCCGTCGGCGCTAG
- the accC gene encoding acetyl-CoA carboxylase biotin carboxylase subunit produces the protein MTAKLEKVLIANRGEIALRILRACKEMGIKTVAVYSKADKELMHLGLADESVCIGPASAAHSYLHIPAIIAAAEVTGATAIHPGYGFLAENADFAEQVENSGFAFIGPKAETIRLMGDKVSAKHAMIAAGVPTVPGSDGPLPEDEETALRIGREVGYPVIIKAAGGGGGRGMRVVHKEEDLISSAKLTRSEAGAAFGNPMVYLEKFLTNPRHVEVQVLSDGQGHAIHLGDRDCSLQRRHQKVLEEAPAPGIDENAREEVLARCVKACIDIGYRGAGTFEFLYENGRFYFIEMNTRVQVEHPVSEMVTGIDIVKEMLSIAAGNKLSFTQDDVIIRGHALECRINAEDPKTFMPSPGTVKHFHAPGGNGVRVDSHLYSGYAVPPNYDSLIGKLITYGATRDEAMARMRNALDEIVVDGIKTNIPLHRDLTRDEGFCKGGVNIHYLEHKLAGEKH, from the coding sequence ATGACTGCGAAGTTGGAAAAAGTTCTGATCGCCAACCGCGGTGAGATCGCCCTGCGGATTCTGCGTGCCTGCAAGGAAATGGGCATCAAGACCGTCGCCGTTTACTCCAAGGCCGACAAAGAGCTGATGCACCTGGGCCTGGCAGACGAATCCGTCTGCATCGGTCCGGCCTCCGCTGCGCACTCCTACCTGCACATTCCGGCCATCATCGCCGCCGCTGAAGTGACCGGCGCAACCGCCATTCACCCAGGCTACGGTTTCCTTGCGGAAAACGCCGACTTTGCCGAACAGGTCGAGAACTCCGGCTTCGCGTTCATTGGCCCGAAAGCCGAAACCATCCGCCTGATGGGCGACAAGGTATCGGCCAAGCACGCCATGATCGCCGCTGGCGTTCCAACCGTTCCGGGTTCCGACGGCCCATTGCCTGAAGACGAAGAAACCGCCCTGCGCATCGGTCGCGAAGTCGGTTATCCGGTGATCATCAAAGCTGCTGGCGGCGGCGGTGGTCGCGGCATGCGCGTGGTGCACAAAGAAGAAGACCTGATCTCCTCGGCGAAACTGACCCGCTCCGAAGCGGGCGCAGCGTTCGGCAACCCGATGGTCTACCTGGAAAAATTCCTGACCAACCCACGTCACGTGGAAGTTCAGGTACTTTCCGACGGTCAGGGCCACGCCATCCATCTGGGCGACCGCGATTGCTCGCTGCAACGTCGTCACCAGAAGGTTCTCGAAGAAGCGCCGGCCCCGGGCATCGACGAGAACGCACGCGAGGAAGTCCTCGCCCGCTGCGTCAAGGCGTGCATCGACATCGGCTATCGTGGTGCCGGCACTTTCGAGTTCCTGTACGAGAACGGCCGCTTCTACTTCATCGAGATGAACACTCGTGTCCAGGTAGAGCACCCGGTATCGGAAATGGTCACCGGCATCGACATCGTCAAGGAGATGCTCAGCATCGCCGCCGGCAACAAGCTGTCGTTCACCCAGGATGACGTGATCATCCGCGGTCACGCGCTGGAATGCCGGATCAACGCCGAAGACCCGAAAACGTTCATGCCGAGCCCAGGCACGGTCAAGCATTTCCACGCACCAGGCGGCAACGGCGTTCGCGTCGATTCGCACCTGTACAGTGGCTATGCCGTTCCGCCGAACTACGACTCGTTGATCGGCAAGCTGATCACCTACGGCGCAACCCGCGACGAAGCCATGGCGCGCATGCGCAATGCGCTGGACGAAATCGTTGTCGACGGGATCAAGACCAACATCCCGCTGCACCGTGATCTGACCCGCGACGAAGGCTTCTGCAAAGGGGGCGTGAACATTCACTACCTCGAGCACAAGCTGGCTGGCGAGAAGCACTAA
- the accB gene encoding acetyl-CoA carboxylase biotin carboxyl carrier protein — translation MDIRKVKKLIELLEESGIDELEIKEGEESVRISRHSKTPAQQYYAPAPMHAPAPAPVAAAPAAAAAPAAPAAPTLNGNVARSPMVGTFYRKSSPSSPSFVEVGQTVKKGDTLCIVEAMKMMNHIEAEASGVIESILVEDGQPVEYDQPLFTIV, via the coding sequence ATGGATATCCGTAAAGTTAAGAAACTGATCGAATTGCTGGAAGAGTCCGGCATCGACGAGCTCGAGATCAAGGAAGGCGAAGAGTCCGTACGCATCAGCCGTCACAGCAAGACGCCGGCTCAGCAGTACTATGCACCGGCGCCAATGCATGCACCGGCGCCTGCGCCAGTTGCTGCTGCTCCGGCTGCCGCCGCTGCTCCTGCGGCTCCAGCTGCGCCTACGCTGAACGGCAATGTTGCCCGTTCGCCGATGGTCGGCACTTTCTATCGCAAATCCTCGCCGTCCTCGCCGTCCTTCGTTGAAGTCGGCCAGACCGTGAAGAAAGGCGACACCCTGTGCATCGTCGAAGCCATGAAGATGATGAACCACATCGAGGCTGAAGCCAGCGGTGTGATCGAATCCATCCTCGTCGAAGACGGCCAGCCGGTTGAGTACGACCAACCGCTGTTCACCATCGTTTGA
- the aroQ gene encoding type II 3-dehydroquinate dehydratase — MATLLVLHGPNLNLLGTREPGVYGATTLAQINQDLEQRARNAGHHLLYLQSNAEYELIDRIHAARGEGVDFILINPAAFTHTSVALRDALLAVSIPFIEVHLSNVHKREPFRHHSYFSDVAVGVICGLGASGYRLALEAALEQLERQATA; from the coding sequence ATGGCGACCCTATTGGTTTTGCACGGCCCCAACCTGAACCTGCTCGGCACCCGGGAACCGGGCGTCTACGGTGCAACCACCCTGGCGCAAATCAACCAGGATCTGGAACAGCGCGCGCGCAATGCCGGCCACCATTTGCTTTACCTGCAAAGCAACGCCGAGTACGAATTGATCGACCGCATCCACGCTGCCCGCGGCGAAGGTGTGGATTTCATTCTGATCAATCCAGCAGCTTTTACGCATACAAGTGTCGCATTACGTGACGCGCTGCTGGCGGTGAGCATCCCATTCATCGAAGTGCATTTGTCTAACGTGCACAAACGCGAACCTTTCCGCCATCACTCTTACTTCTCCGATGTAGCGGTGGGAGTGATCTGCGGCCTTGGCGCCAGCGGTTATCGACTGGCCCTGGAGGCCGCACTAGAGCAGCTTGAAAGACAGGCAACGGCTTGA
- a CDS encoding protein-disulfide reductase DsbD has translation MRRLLCLLFLVLALPASAAGLLDSRPSSTLGSINNSADFLPVREAFQLSLVESTPQSIKLRFVATEGYYLYRHRFQFRAEPADVGLGAAQLPKGEQKHDEYFGDVEVYHGILDVELPRTDSRAFTLAVTYQGCADKGLCYPPETERLSIDGSGTTTTTTTWSWRELALFFLAGLGLTFTPCVLPMLPILSGVVLRGQVGGIRGFNLSLAYVLPMAICFALLGALMGMFGAQLNLQARLQSAWVLAPFALFFAVFALAMFGVFELKLPYAISSRLDRIAGRTEGGSLWGAAVLGVVSSLLVSPCVSAPLAGALLYISASGDALGGGLKLFMLGLGMGAPLLLVATGGAAWLPKSGPWLIYVKNAIGVLLLGLAIGLLSRVLPGQITLLLIGLLAGGVGLFMGALEFVYKPPRKRLGQLLGMFLLFYALACWYGAFSGQTDPFNPIGQARIVARNEQQPQITSTWQTITTPAELDRVLAEAKASGTPLLLDWYADWCISCKVIEHEVLNDANVVERLKGYRLIRFDITASNTEQRALLDRYKLFGPPALMFFSKDGVERTDVRVIGEINAADFAERVVKANDRI, from the coding sequence ATGCGCCGTTTGCTCTGCCTGCTGTTTTTAGTGCTCGCCCTCCCGGCCTCCGCCGCCGGGTTGCTGGACAGTCGCCCCAGTTCCACCCTGGGTTCGATCAACAACAGCGCCGATTTCCTGCCGGTGCGCGAAGCCTTTCAGTTGAGCCTGGTAGAAAGCACGCCGCAATCGATCAAGCTGCGTTTCGTCGCCACCGAGGGTTACTACCTCTACCGCCATCGTTTCCAGTTCCGTGCCGAGCCGGCTGACGTCGGCCTCGGCGCGGCGCAACTGCCCAAGGGCGAACAGAAGCACGATGAATACTTCGGCGATGTCGAGGTTTACCACGGGATTCTCGATGTAGAGCTGCCGCGCACCGATTCCCGCGCCTTTACGCTCGCCGTGACCTATCAGGGCTGCGCCGACAAAGGCCTGTGCTACCCGCCCGAGACTGAGCGCCTGAGTATTGATGGCAGCGGCACCACGACCACGACGACAACCTGGAGCTGGCGCGAACTGGCGCTGTTTTTCCTCGCAGGCCTCGGCCTGACTTTCACCCCGTGCGTGTTGCCAATGCTGCCGATCCTTTCCGGCGTGGTCTTGCGGGGCCAGGTCGGCGGCATACGTGGCTTCAACCTGTCGCTGGCTTATGTGCTGCCGATGGCCATCTGTTTCGCTCTGCTGGGTGCCTTGATGGGCATGTTCGGCGCACAGCTCAATCTACAGGCACGCTTGCAGTCAGCCTGGGTGCTGGCGCCGTTCGCGCTGTTTTTCGCGGTGTTTGCCTTGGCAATGTTCGGGGTGTTCGAACTGAAACTGCCCTACGCCATCAGCAGCCGCCTGGACCGCATCGCCGGGCGTACCGAAGGCGGCTCATTGTGGGGCGCGGCGGTGCTGGGCGTGGTGTCCAGCCTGCTGGTTTCGCCCTGCGTTTCGGCGCCCCTGGCCGGCGCGCTGCTGTATATCAGCGCCAGTGGCGATGCTCTGGGCGGCGGTTTGAAGCTGTTCATGCTCGGCCTGGGCATGGGCGCGCCGCTGTTGCTGGTGGCAACCGGCGGCGCGGCCTGGCTGCCGAAAAGCGGGCCATGGCTGATCTACGTGAAAAACGCGATTGGTGTATTGCTGCTGGGGCTGGCGATCGGTTTGCTCAGCCGGGTATTGCCGGGTCAGATCACCTTGCTATTGATCGGCTTGCTCGCCGGTGGCGTCGGTTTGTTCATGGGCGCGCTGGAATTCGTCTATAAACCGCCGAGAAAACGCCTGGGGCAATTGCTGGGGATGTTCCTGCTGTTTTATGCGCTGGCCTGTTGGTATGGCGCGTTCAGCGGTCAGACCGATCCGTTCAACCCCATTGGCCAGGCCCGCATCGTCGCCCGCAACGAGCAGCAACCGCAAATCACCAGCACCTGGCAAACCATCACTACTCCAGCCGAACTGGACCGCGTTCTCGCCGAAGCCAAAGCCTCCGGCACGCCGCTGCTGCTCGACTGGTACGCCGACTGGTGCATCAGCTGCAAAGTCATCGAACACGAAGTGCTCAACGATGCCAACGTCGTCGAACGCCTCAAAGGTTATCGACTGATCCGCTTCGACATCACCGCCAGCAACACCGAACAACGCGCCCTGCTCGACCGCTACAAGCTGTTCGGCCCTCCAGCGTTGATGTTTTTCAGCAAGGACGGTGTCGAACGCACCGATGTGCGAGTGATCGGTGAGATAAACGCCGCGGACTTCGCCGAACGTGTTGTGAAAGCAAATGACCGGATTTAA
- a CDS encoding methyl-accepting chemotaxis protein, which produces MRLKLLTNLNTLLLVAVCVALGATLWWSQKALERPYLLMERYLGLSQQFQNEVARNVEDYLASGDALRLSGAGQAIDSLQKELGELPPSLADTLRPSLSNLEEFSKTDLLAAGKLAGDPQALLLQAERELGASLDQLSQYANGNAAYLTPLLAASQHLGKLSLARDKLVSSGRSELAADVEREVTSIRVQAEQLNTLPLLGVTASSESNTDDFSAMMGLENTEKAVAEDAGVSLKRELNSLLTRYPAELARTREQIQKRADLSAATHLKITAVQQAIAGLEPVVRAQHGQIQGEVRLMQGVMIGLILLIALLIDTLQRRLARTLTNLAPALSTWAEGDFSRDIQLGATNRELHDIQASLNRLRAYLVDLVGTIRLNAEQVAGSSRTLADLSNDLHSGAEHQAGDTALIRDSLGELEATIQQVAGDASQAADASRHAGLAVEHGQKVIGLSLTGLHALVGEVQGNAQMIEHLAEESATIGGVLTVIRSIADQTNLLALNAAIEAARAGEMGRGFAVVAEEVRSLAQRTAGATAEIQTLIAGLQTAARQSVEGMRAQVEHAEATANQAQAADGALDKIVGAIQTISDTAVRIADVTAQQSGAVSEIRDHSERIHQLGGDNLLRIGEGRSQGEHLLTLGGQLHTAVQAFRV; this is translated from the coding sequence ATGCGCCTGAAGCTGTTGACCAATCTCAATACCCTCCTTCTGGTCGCCGTGTGCGTGGCCCTCGGCGCTACCCTCTGGTGGTCGCAAAAAGCCCTGGAACGCCCCTATCTGTTGATGGAGCGTTACCTGGGTCTGTCTCAGCAGTTTCAAAATGAAGTGGCGCGCAACGTCGAGGATTACCTGGCCAGCGGCGACGCCCTGCGCCTGAGCGGTGCGGGCCAGGCCATCGACAGCCTGCAAAAGGAGCTCGGCGAATTACCTCCGAGCCTGGCCGATACCTTGCGCCCCAGCCTGTCAAACCTGGAGGAGTTCAGCAAGACGGACCTGCTGGCTGCCGGCAAACTCGCCGGCGATCCACAAGCCCTGCTGTTGCAAGCCGAACGCGAGCTCGGCGCCAGTCTCGATCAGCTCAGCCAGTACGCCAATGGCAACGCGGCGTACCTGACGCCTTTGCTCGCAGCTTCCCAGCATCTGGGCAAGTTGTCTTTGGCCCGGGACAAACTGGTCAGCAGCGGGCGCAGCGAACTGGCCGCCGATGTCGAGCGCGAAGTCACCAGCATCCGCGTTCAGGCTGAACAATTGAACACCTTGCCGCTGCTGGGGGTGACTGCCAGCAGTGAATCGAACACCGATGACTTCTCCGCCATGATGGGCCTGGAGAACACCGAGAAAGCCGTCGCCGAAGACGCCGGCGTCAGCCTCAAGCGTGAACTCAACAGCCTGCTCACCCGCTACCCGGCTGAACTGGCACGCACCCGCGAACAGATCCAGAAACGCGCCGACCTCAGCGCCGCGACTCACTTGAAAATCACAGCCGTGCAGCAGGCCATCGCCGGGCTGGAACCGGTGGTGCGCGCCCAGCACGGGCAAATCCAGGGCGAAGTGCGGCTGATGCAAGGGGTGATGATCGGACTTATCCTCTTGATCGCCTTGCTCATCGACACCTTGCAGCGCCGCCTGGCCCGAACCCTGACCAATCTGGCGCCAGCCCTTTCGACCTGGGCCGAGGGCGACTTCAGTCGCGACATTCAACTGGGCGCGACCAACCGCGAACTGCATGACATTCAAGCCTCGCTCAATCGCTTGCGCGCCTATCTGGTCGATCTGGTGGGGACGATTCGGCTCAACGCCGAGCAAGTCGCCGGCAGCAGCCGGACGCTGGCCGATTTGAGCAATGATCTGCACAGCGGCGCCGAGCATCAGGCCGGTGACACAGCCCTGATCCGTGATTCTCTCGGGGAACTCGAGGCGACGATTCAACAAGTCGCCGGTGATGCCAGCCAGGCCGCGGACGCCAGTCGTCATGCGGGACTTGCGGTGGAGCACGGTCAGAAAGTGATCGGCCTGAGCCTCACCGGCCTGCATGCGCTGGTGGGAGAAGTGCAAGGCAATGCGCAAATGATCGAACATCTGGCCGAAGAGTCGGCGACCATTGGCGGCGTGCTGACGGTGATCCGCTCGATTGCCGACCAGACCAATCTGCTGGCCCTGAACGCGGCCATCGAAGCGGCCCGCGCCGGAGAAATGGGCCGGGGGTTTGCGGTGGTGGCCGAAGAGGTTCGCTCACTGGCACAACGCACCGCTGGCGCAACGGCCGAGATTCAGACGCTGATCGCCGGCCTGCAAACCGCCGCGCGGCAATCGGTTGAAGGCATGCGTGCCCAGGTCGAGCATGCCGAAGCCACGGCCAACCAGGCCCAGGCCGCCGACGGTGCGCTGGATAAAATCGTCGGAGCGATCCAGACCATTTCCGACACCGCCGTGCGCATCGCCGATGTCACTGCCCAGCAGAGCGGCGCTGTCAGCGAAATCCGCGATCACAGTGAGCGGATTCATCAATTGGGTGGGGATAACTTGCTGAGGATTGGTGAAGGGCGCAGCCAAGGCGAACATTTACTGACATTGGGTGGGCAGTTGCATACAGCGGTGCAGGCATTTCGGGTTTAA
- the gcbA gene encoding diguanylate cyclase GcbA — protein MTEPEDPSRERLKHHFAQRVIHQARQILEIWQRLQRNEWSITDLSELSEANLRLLRFAERFEQPEHSLLARHIGQSLEAVDANRGRLSSGLITDLNRLMQRLSRTGLRHGDQLEHTFLPPLRKPIYVMLQDHDRAERLAKQLEFFGLSAQALDSVAAFRASMVERLPAAIVMDVDFSGAGIGLKLAAEAQQGLEQPLPLLFFSLHETDTPTRLAAVRAGGQEFLTGTLEASSLLEKIEVLTCVAQYEPYKVLIIDDSRAQALHTERLLNSAGIVTRTLIEPIQAMAELADFQPDLIILDMYMPACTGTELAKVIRHNDRYVSVPIIYLSAEDDLDKQLDAMSEGGDDFLTKPIKPRHLITTVRNRAARARNLKARMVRDSLTGLYNHTHILQLLEDCSFRARRENKPLSFAMLDIDHFKRVNDSHGHPMGDRVIKSLALFLKQRLRKTDFIGRYGGEEFAIVMPDTDLESAYKVLDEIRQRFAEIHYPAQPQDLWCTFSAGVVELREDSDSLMMATQADEALYRAKDAGRNRVQAARESKQSATFSSESTDSVITL, from the coding sequence ATGACCGAGCCAGAAGACCCCAGCCGTGAGCGCCTCAAGCACCACTTTGCCCAGCGGGTAATTCATCAGGCACGTCAGATTCTTGAGATATGGCAACGTCTGCAGCGCAATGAATGGTCCATCACCGACCTGTCGGAGCTGAGCGAGGCCAATCTGCGCCTGCTGCGCTTCGCCGAACGTTTCGAACAACCGGAACACTCCCTGCTGGCACGCCATATCGGCCAGTCGCTGGAAGCCGTCGACGCCAATCGCGGGCGCCTGAGCAGCGGCTTGATCACCGACCTCAATCGCCTGATGCAGCGCTTGTCCCGCACCGGCCTGCGCCATGGCGACCAGCTCGAACACACCTTCCTGCCGCCGCTGCGCAAACCGATCTACGTGATGTTGCAGGATCACGACCGGGCCGAACGGCTGGCCAAGCAACTTGAATTCTTCGGGCTCAGCGCCCAAGCCCTCGACAGCGTCGCCGCGTTCCGCGCCTCGATGGTCGAGCGTTTGCCGGCGGCGATCGTGATGGATGTCGACTTCAGCGGCGCCGGCATCGGCCTGAAACTGGCGGCCGAAGCCCAGCAAGGCCTGGAGCAGCCCTTGCCGCTGTTGTTTTTCAGCCTGCACGAAACCGACACCCCGACCCGCCTCGCCGCCGTGCGCGCCGGTGGCCAGGAGTTTCTCACCGGCACCCTCGAAGCCTCGAGCCTGCTGGAAAAGATCGAAGTCCTGACCTGCGTCGCCCAGTACGAACCCTATAAAGTGCTGATCATCGACGACTCCCGCGCCCAGGCCCTGCACACCGAGCGTCTGCTCAACAGCGCCGGGATCGTCACGCGGACCTTGATCGAACCGATCCAGGCCATGGCCGAGCTGGCGGATTTCCAGCCAGACCTGATCATCCTCGACATGTACATGCCGGCCTGCACCGGTACGGAACTGGCCAAGGTCATCCGCCATAACGACCGCTATGTCAGTGTGCCGATCATTTATCTGTCAGCCGAGGACGACCTGGACAAACAGCTCGACGCCATGAGCGAGGGCGGCGACGATTTCCTGACCAAGCCGATCAAGCCGCGCCACCTGATCACCACCGTGCGCAACCGCGCGGCGCGGGCGCGCAATCTCAAGGCGCGGATGGTGCGCGACAGCCTGACTGGCTTGTACAACCACACCCATATCCTGCAATTGCTCGAAGACTGTTCATTCCGCGCCCGTCGCGAAAACAAGCCGCTGAGCTTTGCGATGCTCGACATCGACCACTTCAAACGGGTCAACGACAGCCACGGCCACCCCATGGGCGACCGGGTGATCAAGAGTCTGGCACTGTTCCTCAAGCAGCGATTGCGCAAGACCGACTTCATCGGCCGTTACGGCGGTGAAGAGTTCGCCATCGTCATGCCAGACACCGATCTCGAATCGGCCTACAAGGTGCTCGATGAAATCCGTCAGCGCTTTGCCGAAATTCACTACCCCGCGCAGCCTCAAGACCTCTGGTGCACCTTCAGTGCCGGCGTCGTCGAACTACGTGAGGATTCCGACAGCCTGATGATGGCCACTCAGGCGGACGAGGCGCTGTACCGCGCCAAGGACGCCGGACGTAACCGCGTGCAAGCCGCGCGGGAATCAAAGCAAAGTGCCACTTTTTCATCGGAATCGACCGATTCGGTCATAACGCTGTAA
- a CDS encoding DUF2333 family protein yields MLDWKNRTGSAPERAAEPKSATRSYFGGLLFSRALATLIGLYLLVAIALGWYWSQEPALFPVQQNAQVAAEKEGKQMVVGYTTVETLKTVAGTLLTKPGGYISNDRFPPGLWMDNMPSWEYGVLVQVRDLSRALRKDFARSQSQSAEDADLAKAEPRFNFDNKSWVLPSSESEYQEGINSLSRYQARLSGPDQKSALFYARADNLNNWLGDVGTRLGSLSQRLSASVGRVKLNTALKTEAPVLGQVPQVDEEVVETPWMQIDNVFYEARGQAWALSHLLRAIEVDFADVLAKKNATVSVRQIIRELEASQEPVWSPMILNGSGFGVLANHSLVMANYISRANAAVIDLRQLLNQG; encoded by the coding sequence ATGCTGGACTGGAAGAACCGCACGGGCAGCGCGCCTGAGCGTGCCGCTGAACCGAAATCGGCCACCCGCAGTTATTTTGGTGGTCTGTTGTTCAGTCGGGCGCTGGCTACTCTGATTGGCCTTTACCTGTTGGTGGCTATCGCGCTGGGCTGGTACTGGAGCCAGGAGCCCGCGCTCTTTCCGGTTCAGCAAAATGCCCAGGTGGCAGCCGAGAAAGAAGGCAAGCAGATGGTCGTCGGGTACACCACGGTGGAAACCCTCAAGACCGTCGCCGGTACCTTGCTGACCAAACCGGGTGGCTATATTTCCAACGACCGTTTCCCGCCGGGTCTGTGGATGGACAACATGCCGAGCTGGGAATATGGCGTGCTGGTCCAGGTCCGCGACCTGAGCCGTGCGCTGCGTAAAGACTTCGCCCGCTCCCAGTCGCAGTCCGCCGAAGACGCCGACCTGGCCAAGGCCGAGCCGCGCTTCAACTTCGACAACAAGAGCTGGGTGCTGCCGTCCAGTGAGTCCGAGTATCAGGAAGGCATCAACTCCCTGAGCCGCTATCAGGCACGCCTGTCGGGTCCTGACCAGAAGAGCGCGCTGTTCTACGCCCGCGCCGACAACCTGAACAACTGGCTGGGTGATGTAGGGACTCGTCTGGGTTCGCTGTCGCAGCGGCTGTCGGCCAGCGTTGGCCGGGTCAAGCTCAACACCGCGCTGAAAACCGAAGCCCCGGTGCTCGGTCAGGTGCCGCAGGTTGACGAAGAAGTCGTTGAAACCCCGTGGATGCAGATCGATAACGTGTTCTACGAAGCCCGTGGTCAGGCCTGGGCGTTGTCCCATCTGCTGCGCGCCATCGAAGTCGACTTCGCCGATGTGCTGGCGAAGAAAAACGCCACGGTCAGCGTGCGCCAGATCATCCGTGAGCTGGAGGCCTCGCAAGAGCCGGTCTGGAGCCCGATGATCCTCAACGGCAGCGGCTTCGGTGTGCTGGCCAACCACTCGCTGGTCATGGCCAATTACATCTCCCGGGCCAACGCCGCAGTGATCGACTTGCGTCAACTGCTCAATCAGGGCTGA